The Fibrobacter sp. UWH6 genomic interval TGGGCGAATAAAAATCAATGATTCAATAGCGCAGAAACCAAGCGCTAGAATTAAAAAGAACAGATGGCGACGAACCATCTGTTTTTTTTTACTGTCAGTTAATCCTCGTAGTGTCCCTTACAGGAAATCACGTCGACGACGTCTCCATTAACTCGGTACACCAAGCGATTCACATCATCGATTCGACGACTCCAGAAACCGGATAGTTTACCTTTCAAAGGCTCCGGTTTGCCGATTCCATCTTCGGCACTTCGTTCAACATCCTTAAGGAGTTGATTGATTCGTTTCAGGGTTTTCTTGTCTTGGGACTGCCAGTAGAGATAATCTTCCCAGGCTTTATCAAACCAGTTCTTCTTCATCATCCCCCCCAACTTCAATCAGTTCATGAACAACCCCCTTCCCAGCCTTAATGGCCGCAGCGCCTTCTTCCAAGAACTTCATATTGCTTTCGCTATAGAAGGGATCCGGAAGGGAAATTTCGAAAGGGATGCGATTCTCCCTGAGAACCGCCTTGACGAACAAGTTGAGGGCAGAGGACGTAGACAGCCCCACCTTTTCGCAGAACTTGTCGAAACGTTCCTTGTCCTTGGTTTCGATTCTTGCGGAAATTGTAGAAAGGGCCATAATTAAACCTCCATTTTCCGACAATGTAATACATTCGCTTGCATTTT includes:
- a CDS encoding Txe/YoeB family addiction module toxin, encoding MKKNWFDKAWEDYLYWQSQDKKTLKRINQLLKDVERSAEDGIGKPEPLKGKLSGFWSRRIDDVNRLVYRVNGDVVDVISCKGHYED
- a CDS encoding type II toxin-antitoxin system RelB/DinJ family antitoxin, coding for MALSTISARIETKDKERFDKFCEKVGLSTSSALNLFVKAVLRENRIPFEISLPDPFYSESNMKFLEEGAAAIKAGKGVVHELIEVGGDDEEELV